A stretch of DNA from Caretta caretta isolate rCarCar2 chromosome 24, rCarCar1.hap1, whole genome shotgun sequence:
ATGCACCCAGCTACTCccaccttcccacccacccaccgggCAGTGCCCGCCACTCCCCCCCGGGCCCTGGGGATCTCAGCGCACCCCAGGGCCagcgctgcaggggaggggcgtGAGGCTACAACCTGGGGGAGCCCTGCCCCCGACAGCCCAGCCGCCTCAGACCCCCAGCCCACCCCGAGCAGACCAACACCCAGGGCGGGCACCCCTggcctggggtgtggggggaagagacCCCGGGGAACTgcgccccacccctctcagagcccagcccctggcagccCGGGTCAGCGAGCTCTTGGGGGCAGTGGGCACTGGCTGGCTGGAGTGGGGTGCCCAGCCAGGGCCCAATTCAGGCAGCAGCCAGCTAAACCGTCCCCCATCCTGCCAGGAAGGAGCCAAGACCTGGGCAAGGGGCGCCCCCTCCTGCCCACCTGGCACACTGCAGCAGGCTGGGGAAACGGAGAAGGAGCCTCCTCCCAGGGCACTGCCACCTGGCCGCATGGACACCCACAGCCCAGCCTGGAGCCAACACCGCTTGGCAGGGCGCGGGGGGCCGGGGGACACTCACAGATGTAGTAGTAGGTCTCCCCCGGCTGGAACTCGAAGCCCAGCGAGAAGGGCGTGAAGCGCTGGATCTTCTCAGAGAAGCGGACAGGCCCGAAGGGTGCGTGGGGCCGGTTGCACTCCCAGCGCTTGAAGGCACCAGGTGTCTCGTAGCAGCCCTGGTAGCCCTCGGAGTCCACCATGTGCAGGCTGAAGGTCTCAGCCCGGCCCACGGGCACTGGGCGCTCGTAGTGCGGGCAGTAGATGTCCAGGTAGTCATTGATGGAGACCTGGACAGCATAGTCTTCATGCAAGAACCTGGGGAGTGAGAAGGGGCCAGTGAGTGGGCACAGAGACATGGTGCCAGGAGGGCTAAGGGGGGccagcaagggggcagggagctggtgggggaggagccATGGTGCCAGGAGGGGCCGGGAAGGTCGGGGACAGCAGTACCCCCTCCGCACCCATCAAACCCTGGCCGGAGCGGCTGTGGGGGAAAGCACCCAGAGTTCAGCCACACTCACCATCTGCCCACTGTACccagcagctggagaaggaggtcTGGCCCAGGGGCTGACCAGTGCCCGTGCTGTCTGTGGGCTCAGAGCCGGCTGCCTGGGCGGAGGGGTGCAGTTCCTGCAGCCAGACGCTTagcagcagctggggcagagtgggCCGTGACACCCAACGGTCCCAGCCGGGCCCCACATCCTGAGagctgcaccccccacaccccgccccgGCTTCTCCTGGAGTCCGTGCGTGTCCCCAGGGTGGGTTACAGGGCACCAGCTAACGCCAGGGAAGGAACTGGGAAACTCGGGGGTGATTTGTGTTGGGTTTACAGATTCCTTTGTGCCCGTTTCCCGTGCTGGTGACCCTGGCACTGCCTGCAGGGGGAGGGCACTGGGACAGGGAGACGAGATTCCTGCTCACCCCTCCTGGGCACTTCAGCCGGAGGGGTGGACCCAGCGGGTGCCAGCTCCCAGGGAGCACAGGCCAGACAGGCAGAGCCAATGGGGTCAAGGGCCTGACACAACTGTGCTTGCAGCCTAGACTGGCGCCCGGCTCACCCCACTGCACATGTCACCTTTGGGGGTCGTGCATGGGGAGCAGCCTCAGGTCCTCTCCCCCGGTGGTCAGGCCAGGCCCTGGCATGCACAGTCCCCAAcacctggaggggagggggctccccaGCCAGATGTGTCAGCCACTGGCTCCGACGCAGCACTCGGCTCCAGCCTGTTGTTGAAACAGCTACCGGGCAGCCGGCCTCGTGAAACAAAAAGGCATCAGCTCCGATTAGGCTCAGCCTGCTGGAACTGAATGTGCTCGGCGGGGCGGCTGGGGAGCCGGGGCCGCGGCTCAGAGCCACGCCGGGCCGCGAGCTGAGAGCGCacaaagcccctgccccaggcgcAGGCCTCAGTGTCCCGCTGCGCTGATCGGCGGTGACAGAccagtggggggaagggacgCTGCTCACACACCGGGCTGCTGGGGCCAGCACGGGCCCCTGTGCGAAGTCTGGTGCACACAGTGCACGGCCAGGCCCAGGGGAGCTCACACGCCCGTGCGCACGCACACAGTGCACGGCCAGGCCCGGAGGCAGCTCCAGTAGGATccagattcccagtggctgccaTGCAGGATTGAGGCTGGACCGGGCAGTGCTGGCAATGGGAGGGAGCAAGGTCTAGCAGTTATGGCCCAGGAATGGGACcaggaggtgcaggggtctgAGCTGTGCCCGCTCTGTCAATCCACCCGGAACATGAGACAGACCCATCAAGGGCAGATGAGAGCAGTCCCAGTCCAGCTGAATCCCCTACTCTGCCAGGCTGAGAGGGCAGCTTGGCAGCTGTgcccaggaggcagggagcgcCAGGCTGTGCCCTGCCCTGGCAGGCAGTGGGCTGGGACAGCAATGCCCGTTTAACGAGGGCTGGGCAGGTAAGCGctcacactgccctgccccacccaccagCCCCGGCTGCTAAAAGCAGACACCTGGCCGATCCACCtcccctgggcagggcagggctggcggcATCTGTGTTCACTGGGCAACAGCCTGGGATGTAAACAGGGCTGCAGGCCAAGCCCCGCTGcccccctcctctctgccccaggtcctCTCCTGGGCTAGGCAGTTGGGAACCTGCCTGGCATAGCCAAGGAGGACAGCTGCCATGGGCATCCTGCTACATCGCTCCCTGGGCATGGGCACACACAGGGCTGGGGACGGGCTGCCTAGGGGGCGCAGTGAAAACTACGACTAGTTCTGACCGGGCCTCCCAGCCACAGACCGAGTTCCAGGTGCCCCCTGGCCCACGGGCCACCTCCACGCCCCGTGGGAGCGGCTCCAATGGGAATGGCCAGCACTAGGGGTGCGCACCCTGGggagcctctcccccagcccacagTCCAGCCTCTCTGCTGCAGGACACCAGGGAGCTCGGCCCCCGCAGCAGGGCTATCCGAGGCAGGTCCCCGGGCAGCGCCTGGTGAGCACAGCCCAGCTAGTCCCTGCACCGGCCGTGGCAAAGGCTGACGCTGGATTCCAATGGATCAGCCGGCCCCGCCtccaccctgctctgccagctcccaccAGGGAACCTGGCCCCAAGCCACGGGACAAAGACGCAAAGGGGGGCAGGCCACGGCTCCCTTGCGACGGGCTGGCACAGTAACCACTGGGTGTCAGGAAAGGCCGAGcctgagccctcccacccccacccagagcaTCAGCAACCTCAATCCCTGCCAGGGGGCCAAGCCCACAgggcctgggggtggagcaggtcTCAGCACAGGCAAGGGGCCCGCATGTGCTCTGTGCCCCAAAGCCAAGGGATAAGGGGCTAACAGCTCCCCTGGCCCTCCACGGGGCAGGGGAATCAGGCACTCGGACGGAGTGATCTGTGGGGCAGGACTCTCAGTGTTATCACCGCAGAGGAGCCCCCAGCCTGGAGAGAACAActctcacacccccaccccctacgaCCCCGAACCGCTGCGGCTCCAAGCGCATCCCAGGGCAGAAGTcaggtgctcagggtggggtttGCCCCAAATTGCCCGCAATGCTGCAGCATCGGCAGCCagctctccccctgcctcccagcaggccagagccctgggagtgggctggcaggggctgggtcaAGCAGGGGAGATGGGCTCACCCCCAAGTGCAGCTGGGCAAGACCTTCCAGGGCAGCCCGGCGCGGCCTGTGCCCAGCACCACAGGGACAAGCCAGGACCCTCCTGCCTAGAGTAGCAGGGAAAGGTCAGGGATCCACATGCACTAGACAGCCCGTCCCttcagcccccctccctctcGCCATGGGGCAGAGCcttccctcagcccccctccctctcGCCATGGGGCAGAGCCTGGTCTAGTCAAGACTCCAACACAATTAAGAGTTGTAGAGGGAGGGCTCTGAAGCTCCCCCATCGCAATCCCCCCTTGTGTCCCAGGGCATGGCCTGTTCTGCCCCATGCTGAGGGAGCCCGGAATCCAGCAGACAGAGGAGCCTTCAGGCAGTGCCCAGACAGCGGAGTCTTGGAGGGGGCTGGCACCCTCGTGCTGCCCGCAGAGATGGGGCAGGAGCCAGTGCCACGCTCCAGGGGGACAGAAACAGCAGAGACAGGCCCCAAAGCTGCTTCCCAACactccaccccagaacccaccTGCCAGCTCAGCCCTGGGGCTCGGTGCCGCAGGCTCACGCCCTGGCAGGCAGGAGAGTTCCCAATTCAAGGCTACAGATCGGGCAGACGGGGGGGCCCTGAGCGGGCGAGTGGGGGGCTGGGTCCTGGGGACATCCCCTGGGCACAGCCAGGAGCCGCGCTGGGCCCTGCCACGCCCACGTGGGCTGCAGGCTGTGAAGCACCGGGCCACCCTCGCCCAGGGCCAGCTGCGATCTCTGGGGCCAGCACTTTCCACCTGCCTCAGGCAGCCCCaggcccgcagccccctgcccccctgcccgtGCTGCTGGGCCGTTCCCACGCCCCAGACTCGCCCCAACTCGCCCCTGGCCGGGTGGCGCCGCTCAGGAACGCTGGCCTGGCACAGGGGAGGCTGGCAGGACCTGCCCAGCGCAACGCCCGCTCCCTGCACAAGCTGGTTAGGgccggggctggctgcgggctcGGTCCAGCCCTCGCCCCGCTCCCAGCGCCGCCCGCGGGCATGTTCCCGGCCAGTCGCTGCTGGGgccggggagcccggggctgcgAGCCGGGCCCCCCAAGAGCGCGCAGGGCTGCGGGGCCggcaggccaggctggggccgggcagggggcgcAGCCGGCAGCGCAGACAAAGGAACCGCCAGGCGCGCAGCGCAGAGCCGGGGCCGCCGGGGACCCCCAGCCACGGAGCCGTCCCCAGCGCGCAGAGCCGGGCAGGCGCCCCGAGCGTCCCCGCTCCCTGGCCGGCCCCCGGGCGCGGCGGCTccgggccgggccgagccgagccgagccgggccgggccgggccgggccgggccgtaCCTGGGGTTGCTCGAGTTCCAGTAGACGCTGTGCCGGAGGCCGCGCACCGGCCGGAGCCGCCCCCACAGCAGCGGCCCCCACAGCAGGAGCCGCAGCAGCAGCGCCGGGCACATCGCTCCGGCCGGGTCGGGCGGCGAGCGCGGGGCTGCCGGGCGGGGGACTggccggcgggcgggcgggccggcGGAGGGGGAccgggcggggggcagggcaggccccgcccccagctccaacTTCGGGCCAATCAGCGGCCGGAGCGCAGCCACCCCGAACAAAGTTCCCCAAGTCCCAGCTTAACCCTTTGGGGGCCGAGCGCCGCCGCCCCCCGTTAACAGCTCGCGCGGAGCCGGGCGGGGCTGCACGAACAGCGGGCACGGGGGGGTTTGGGCCTACCCGGGGGAGGCGCGGCGCTTTCGGACCCCCCCACGGCGAACCCCTCCAGGCCGGGGCGTTCACACTGCGAGCCGAAGCGAGCCCGCTCCACGAGGGGCCCGTGAGCCCGGCAGCGTTGCATGGGGGGCTGGGCCCAGCAAAGGGGTTTCCATGGAAACGGGAAACCCCCAAATATTTGGGCCCAAGCTTTCCCGGCCACCGGTTCTGTCCCCATTTCCCCGCGGAAAAcggccccttcccccaccccagctccgggGGTGCTGAGCAGCTTCACCCTCCTGCTCCCCCGTTGTGTCCCCCCACATCCTGCCCCCCAGGGCTGATCCCTTCAGCCTaggcccagcagcagccccctgactgccccccggccttgccctgctctaaccattagcccCCACTGTCACCCCAGAGCGAGGATGTGCCCTACAGGGTGAGGGGCACCGCTAGGGCCCTCTTgtgagcccctgccccgcccccccccggcttcaTTGTGTCAAACCCCgagaccggggtggggggggctcacactttttttgctgaaaatatttcaggctctgACGACCCCCCCTTCCCAGGCCCCCCTCACTTCTGCGCGGCTGCTGGCGGGGGCACTGCCTTCGGAAAAGCTGGGTGCTCGGCCAGCCACCACTGCTCTCCCAACCCCCCACTAGCCTTGTGACGCCCTTTGGGGTCagcccccccagtttgagaaacgctgcatGAATGATAAGGCCAGGTAGGAACCCTGGGTTCACCCAGGCCAGGGCCCATCCCCACCTTTGGGCCTGTTTGAACCCTGGGAACAAGGACCCGCCTGTGCTTTGTAAAGGTTGCCAGGGATGGAAAATCCCCCAGCCTGTGGCCCGCTGCTACAGTCACTATtaaaaactgacaggtttcagagtaacagccgtgttagtctgtattcgcaaaaagaaaaggagtacttgtggcaccttagagactaaccttagagactaactcatgctcaaataaattggttagtctctaaggtgccacaagtacgcctttttattaaaaactggCAGCTTATGTCTCGTCTGAATTTGGCTGGCTCCCCCTTCCAGCCATGGGCTCTAGTTGGGCTGCTGAGTGCTCGGAGATCCCATTCATCCCCCCAGGCCAGGCCTTCACTCTCATAAACTAACCCAGTTGCCCCCTGGAGCCTGGCGGGATTGGGTCCCTCTTCTAACCCTTTTTATCAGGctgggggctccgctctgcccccTTGCCAGCTTATCAGCACCCTTAGATTGTTGGCCCCTGGCTTCCAGCAGGGCCCAGTGCCCAATAGGggggtaaaatcacctccctacacTGACCCCAGACACACCTGGGCCTGCATCAAGGACCCCActagacccctctcccctccccatgctggAACTAGAGCCCAGGCATCCTAACTGCCAGTGTCCACCCCAGGCTGGTCAAACCTTCCCCTTATCTCTGGGAAGCAGATCATTTCTAGATCTCACCCAAAGGGGGGCCTGCCTGGGGGGCCTCCCCTAACATCAGTGGGGACATGGCTCCTGGTTGGGCTGCTGGGGGGAGCAGAAGCGCAAGGGGTGCTCGGTGGGCTCAGGGTGTAGCCGGTCCTAACTGCTGCGTTTGGCGAGGATCCCTTCAGAGGCAGCTTGGGCACTTTTCCTGACAGTTTTCCAAAGCCCCAGCCGGGCTTGGCAAGGAGCCAGGAGAGGGCTGCTAAAGCCAGCCTGGTTCCACAGTCCCCATCTTCCGGCCCGATAGCCAGCTCCCTCAACAGCACAGCCAGGGAGGCCCTGGATGGACCTGTCCTCCCTGCGCTCTTCCCACCCCATCTCCTGGCTGAGGCTCATGCTGTCCAGCTGCACTCACCTAGCAGCCCTGGGacacccccagcagcccccatCTGCCCAGCTCCAGGCCACTCAGTCCCTACAGCCCCCCCAGCTTTCTGCAGCCAAGTGTGAAACATCCCCAGCAATGCAGCCTCAGCCCCCCACATCAGGGTCAGGACGtgttccctgccccaggggcacagTCCCTGGCACCACAATGCACCCCACTCTTATGGGGGCTGCATCCCAGACCCAaggcctctccctgcccccatgctgtCAGGCATCCCACCTCCCTCCGACTCTCCAGAGCCAGCTGGAGTCTTGGGGCAAGGGCTGGGGCCGGCTTCCCCTATCTAAGCAGCACCCGCCCCAGCCTGGTTAGGCTGCACTCccagcacagcctcccccagccgggTCTGTCACGTAGCCAGGGCCATGACAGAGCCCCAGTGGCAATAAAAGGTAAGCGGCTCCGTGCGGCCAGGCAGCACAAGAGAGACTTTGTTCCCGGGTTTGGGGCGGTGCAGCCGGACAGACGCGCCGAGTGGTTCTGGAGCACGCAGAGCAGCCTTTATGCTAGTTCCCTGGGCTGGCGCAGGGGAGAAGCCAGGACCCACCCTAGGACCAGAGCCACGGGACATACTACACCCgccccccccgggcacagcccTGCCCATCGAGCCGATGCCTGGCAGCACAGACCAGCAGCGACCCCACCGGGCTGAGCTGGGGCATGGGAGTGAGATCCTGGGGCCACACTCTGGGGCTGCACCaggcgttgggggggggggggggcgacagGAACTGCCAGCTGCGGGGGCTCCTAAagctgagccgggggggggggtgatgccAACACACCCCAGCAGCACCCCAGGGGGGCATgacatggggtgtgggggagtccgggccctgcacccctcttcctgggattcactgagactctcagccagccagtaaaacagaaggtttattggaccacaggaacacagtccaaaacagagcttgtgggtacacccaggacccctcagtcaagtccttctggggggcagggagcttagaccccagccctgggattCCCTGCGTTcaaccacccagcaccaaactgaaaccaaacccccccccccctccagtcccgctcctcctccccctggctcctcctGCAGCCTGTGTCCACATTCCCCaggcaaaggtgtcacctgggtCCAACCCCCCCAGCTCCGGCTCGGGTCTCCTCACTCCAGCGGAGTCACCCCCGGCTCCTCCATCCCCTGCGCAGACAGTCCCAGCAGAACTAGACGCCATTCCCCGGTCAATCctccccagtccctgctctgtcacatctctccccccttcgagactgaactgagcagggtcactctgaccagtgacctggggaagttcggggccccctctccgggacagcgcatccgctaacatgttggcacttcccttcacgtggaccacgtccatgtcagGAGCCTGCTTCTGCAGGATtatttcatctggtgcagccaggtcaggggagagtggtcggtgtagatggtgaagtgtcgcccgaagagatagggctctagtttcttgagggcccacaccatggccaggcactccttctcgatggccgcgtagtgttgctcccggggtggcaacttcttgctcaggtacacgatggggtgtctctcccccttttcatcctcctgctttaacaccgcccccagtcccgtgtctaaggcgtcggtgaacactagtgatgggggtggctatggcgctaaagtggggcacaaacctTCGATAGTATCCCGCCAACCCAATAAAGgcctggacctgctttttggtgtggggagcgggccagtcaatgatcacctccaccttggctggttccggctttaggcagccgctccccacccgatggcccaggtaagatacttccgccatccccaccttgcacttctcagcttTTACGGTCAGTCCCGCCTCCTGGAgttggtccagcacttgtctaacctgggacacgtggtcctccctggtctggctaaagacacagatgcaatcaatatacgccacggcaaaactctccatccccctcagtagctggtccacCATGCGCTGAAGGTGGCCAGCGCTcgcttgaggccgaaaggcagggtcaggaactcgcAGAGCCCCAGAGGgctgataaaggccgatttcagccgggcatctgcatccagcggcacttgccagtagccctttgtaaggtccatggtggtaaggtaccgagctcctcccagcttgtctaggagctcgtccggcctgggcatggggtaggcatcagatacagtgatggcattgagcatccgatagtccacacagaaccggaccgacccgtcctttttggggaccagcaccaccagtgaggcccaagggctggccgatggctggatcacccccaaagccagcatgtcccggacctctctttccaggtcctaaGCAGTTTTctctgtgactcggaagggggagcatcttatcggcgggtgcgaccctgtctgcacccggtggacagtcagattagtgcgtccaggctggctggaaaacagctgtcggtacggatgcagcacccccctgacctcagcttgctgggcaggggttagctgatccgagaggggaattgtttccaggggggaaccagctctggtcccaggaaatcgatctactaaagggtcatctccctgctcctcccactgtccacacacggccaacaccacattccccctggcataatatggcttcatcatattcacatggtacacccggcggtggtgcgcccagttcgacagctccaccacatagtttacctcgtttagctgcttgacaaccttgaaagggccctcccgggcggcctgtagtttgttctttctcacagggatgagaaccatcaccggatccttGTGCGGTCCTACAAGGCCTTCTGCTTCCTCTAGGCTCTGGCTaaattctccctggccaggcccatgagttcagccagtctctctcggaagatcaggacatactccaccactgactctccatcgggagtggccttcccctcccactagTCTCTcttcaggtccagggggcccctcaccctcctgccatatCACAGTttgaaaggcgaaaatccggtcgactcctggggcacctccctgtatgcgaacagcaggtgaggtaagtacttgtcccaatcctgcgggtgctggttcataaaggttttcagcatcatctttagcgtcccgttaaacctctccaccagcccattggactgggggtgataagctgaggcccagtcgtgccggaccccacatttctcccagaagcaccggagcagggccgacatgaagttggagccttggtctgtcaagactttcTTGGGGAACCCCAcgcggctgaaaatggtcaggagcatcggccacggtgtctgcttcaatggaagctaagggcactgcctcggggtagcgggtggcaaaatctaccacccccagaatgtatttcttccccgaccgggtcatcttgctgagaggccccacgatgtccatggccaccttctggaaaggctcctctatgatgggcaaaggtctcaaagccgctttccccttgtcctgggccttccccaccctctgacagggggcacaggatcggcaatactgccagactgtggtaaagaccccgggccagtaaaagttctgtagcagcctctgccgggtgcgccggattccctggtgccctgcgagggggatgtcatgggccaggtacaggagcctgcggcgatacttctgggggaccatcagctgcctcctgatcccacaggactccacttcccctgggggagcccattctcggtacaggaaccccttctcccacaggaacctctcctggcagcctctcctcatggtccgtaccaccctgaggtcggccaggaccctgagcttccgcaaggagggatctttcctcaactcggtctggaactcagcggctggggaagggatggggcccagTTCCCTATCGCTGGCCGGGTCTGAGGCCtccgcctctctgagccgtgcccctcggcgctccctccccaccagggtagggtcctgcgcctccggtgtggtaccctccccgaggtcagggtgcagggcccctcgccggctctggctacgcgtCACAACCAGGgcagtctggggcttgcttggccagtcctctaggtctccccccatcaaaacttcagtgggcaaatggtggtgtacccccacgtccttggggccctccttggccccccatttcaggtgtacccttgccacgggcaccttgaatggggtcctgcccacccccatcagggtcaggtaggtgttgggcaccacccgatctggggccttCACCTCAGGctgggccagcgtcacctccgcgcccgtatcccagtatccattgaccttcctccatTCACTTCCaagggaacaaggcactctctccggagggacagccccgtgCCCATCCTGTAAACCAAGAACCTTGAGTCCGGGCATCCAACCGCCgagaggagctggcctggggccCTCCCCCTCCTGAGCAGTTGATAAGCTgccagccccccttgcctgggaaGCCTGCCCCTCATCtggctgggtccctacccagttaactcTGGGTGGGTtcggtctgctcagtctgtccctgagcttGGGGCACCTCTGGCCACAGTAATAGCAGCCAATGTCCCGTTGGTCTCCTCAAGCCGGTTGATTGGCCCTGACGCCGGATGTTCCCCTTGGGAAGGGGTTCTCCATATTTCCCtgctgggaggtcccatggtgactctctgcATCATGGGGGCCTGTTCCTCTGGGACTCCTCCTTGCCACCCTGTCCGGCTCGTCACAAACTCATCGGCCAGCCGCCCTGCATGTCACGGTTTCTCTAGCTTTTCGTCCACCAACCATAGCCTCAGGTCGGATGGGCACTGCTCATACAGTTGCTCTAGTATGATCAGTTTAACCAGGTCTTCTTCCGTCTGGGCCCCCTCTGCCCACTTGGTGGCATCTCTCTCCATGCGGACGGCTAGTTGCAGATAGGTGGCCTCAGGGGTTTTATGCGGACTCCGGAAACTTTCCCGATACATCTCAGGAGTCGGCCCAAACTCATGTAGCAAGGCCTTTTTGAGTAGTTCGTAGTCCCCTTTCTCCGTCCCTTCCAGTCGGTGGTACAATGCCACGGCCTtgggggtccagtaagggggtgagagaccggagcctgtctgcaggatcAACCTGGTGCAGCTCGCAGGCCGTCTCAAAGGCATTCAGGAAGTCATccatgtcctccccctccttacgctggacCAGGAGGCACTTATCAACGCTCCGTGCCGTCCTGGGTCCCCCATCACTCACCGCAGCCAGGGGCtcgctgctcctcagcctggccagctccagttcatgctgtctctgcttctcttcatgctg
This window harbors:
- the EFNA4 gene encoding ephrin-A4 isoform X1 — encoded protein: MCPALLLRLLLWGPLLWGRLRPVRGLRHSVYWNSSNPRFLHEDYAVQVSINDYLDIYCPHYERPVPVGRAETFSLHMVDSEGYQGCYETPGAFKRWECNRPHAPFGPVRFSEKIQRFTPFSLGFEFQPGETYYYISIPSPESSGRCLRLRVAVCCKASTTKPVTEVPKSQPRGRGGSEDTEPPGHSTALATLQPHGPCLSLALIPLPLLWL
- the EFNA4 gene encoding ephrin-A4 isoform X2 → MCPALLLRLLLWGPLLWGRLRPVRGLRHSVYWNSSNPRFLHEDYAVQVSINDYLDIYCPHYERPVPVGRAETFSLHMVDSEGYQGCYETPGAFKRWECNRPHAPFGPVRFSEKIQRFTPFSLGFEFQPGETYYYISTKPVTEVPKSQPRGRGGSEDTEPPGHSTALATLQPHGPCLSLALIPLPLLWL